One Desulfonatronum thiodismutans DNA segment encodes these proteins:
- the amrA gene encoding AmmeMemoRadiSam system protein A codes for MSEFEFELSQAERDYLRELARLSIASRFDANVMLPKPISEKLEQPFGAFVTLKKQGHLRGCIGHVIGDQPIRETIIRMAAAAAFNDPRFPPVNKEELTDLSVEISILSPLVPCAAEDVVPGRHGLLVRRGPHSGLLLPQVAAEHVWDRETFLAQTCRKAGLPGNAWQQQGTEIFCFEAVIF; via the coding sequence ATGAGCGAATTTGAGTTTGAACTGTCCCAGGCGGAGCGGGATTATCTGCGGGAGTTGGCCCGGCTGAGCATTGCTTCCCGGTTTGACGCGAACGTGATGCTGCCGAAGCCGATTTCGGAAAAGCTGGAGCAGCCATTCGGCGCGTTCGTGACCCTTAAGAAGCAAGGCCATTTGCGCGGGTGTATCGGACATGTCATCGGCGACCAGCCGATCCGGGAAACCATCATCCGCATGGCCGCGGCCGCGGCCTTCAACGATCCCCGGTTTCCCCCGGTGAACAAGGAGGAACTCACCGATCTGAGCGTGGAGATTTCAATCCTCAGCCCGCTGGTCCCCTGCGCTGCCGAGGATGTCGTTCCGGGCCGACACGGACTGCTGGTGCGCCGCGGCCCGCATTCCGGCCTGCTTTTGCCCCAGGTGGCCGCGGAACACGTCTGGGACCGGGAGACGTTTCTAGCCCAGACCTGCCGAAAAGCCGGACTCCCCGGCAATGCTTGGCAGCAACAGGGCACGGAGATATTTTGCTTCGAGGCGGTCATTTTTTAG
- a CDS encoding EAL domain-containing protein, whose product MNSDHTQSPLILIVDDEAVNRLILESNLKRQGFRTISTSSGQECLDLARRDQPDLVLLDIIMPGMDGFQTCQLLKDAPETRDIPVIFLSALTDTGVKTKGFEAGGVDYVSKPFDAKELLARVRTHLTLRNQERQLRVYSEKLEEMVDERTTKLKQAEQELQRNYDMQTALNQLLHLSLQELPLEELLQQCLDSILGISWLTLQNRGCVYLQEDEGSVYRMVAQRNLPEHVQDQCATIVPGECACGKAIEEQRVLVVPDEDIEHNKLAPEGVEPHSNICVPIRSQHATLGVLNLYVHRGARMTQPESIFFGAVANTLMQMILYKRAEQRMLHHVLHEPLSNLPNRTALLDGLNMEIKQARDVEGYRFALVLINLDRFNRFNESLGYDLGDKLILSSIQRILDERKADEDVFHLGGDGFAVLNRRLQEVADPLLLAERILDSLKHPHQLDNHEIQTSASAGVVLSDARYNQGEDLLRDADIALHLAKSRGRGRFEVFSHVMHEKARQTMQTFMDLRLALQRDEFVLFYQPIICLTTRRIVGVEALIRWIHPVRGMISPAEFIPLAEETGLILPMGRWVLGKACLDMRDFTGSKDSPNSPKPFMVSVNLSGKQFAQSDLYEQVEAVLKETDFPPECLKLEITESVVMENAEAATRILARLKRLNIKIAIDDFGTGYSSLSYLHRFSADILKVDRSFVSRMHLGGENLEIIRTIVTLAQALKMEVVAEGVETEDEMKKLAALRCDYAQGFYFAKPMPLEQLREGTLDGLSQGDQSAAKDRRDGPLDRRETPGRRDTDG is encoded by the coding sequence ATGAATTCTGATCACACCCAGTCCCCTTTGATCCTTATCGTTGACGACGAGGCGGTGAACAGGCTGATTCTGGAGTCCAACTTGAAACGGCAGGGGTTTCGGACCATCTCCACGTCGTCGGGTCAGGAGTGCCTTGATCTGGCCCGACGGGATCAGCCGGATCTGGTACTCCTGGACATCATCATGCCCGGAATGGACGGCTTTCAGACCTGCCAACTCCTCAAGGACGCTCCTGAAACCCGGGACATTCCAGTCATCTTCCTCTCCGCGCTCACGGATACCGGCGTGAAGACCAAGGGGTTCGAGGCCGGCGGGGTGGATTACGTCAGCAAACCCTTTGACGCCAAGGAACTCCTGGCCCGGGTGCGCACGCATCTGACGTTGCGCAATCAGGAACGACAGCTACGGGTCTATTCGGAGAAGCTTGAGGAGATGGTCGACGAGCGGACCACCAAGCTGAAGCAGGCCGAACAGGAGCTGCAACGCAATTACGACATGCAGACCGCTTTGAATCAACTGCTCCACCTTTCCTTGCAGGAGCTGCCCTTGGAGGAACTGCTGCAACAGTGTCTGGACAGCATCCTGGGCATTTCCTGGCTGACATTGCAGAATCGAGGCTGCGTCTACCTCCAGGAGGACGAAGGAAGCGTTTACCGCATGGTGGCGCAGCGCAATTTGCCGGAACACGTTCAGGACCAATGCGCGACCATCGTTCCAGGAGAGTGCGCTTGCGGAAAGGCCATCGAGGAACAACGCGTTCTGGTGGTCCCGGATGAGGATATCGAGCACAACAAGCTTGCACCGGAAGGCGTCGAACCGCACAGTAATATCTGCGTTCCAATTCGATCCCAGCACGCGACATTGGGAGTTTTGAACCTCTATGTCCATCGGGGTGCTCGGATGACGCAGCCGGAGTCGATCTTTTTCGGGGCCGTGGCCAACACCCTGATGCAGATGATCCTCTACAAACGGGCCGAGCAGCGCATGCTGCACCATGTCCTTCACGAGCCGCTGAGCAACCTGCCCAACAGGACGGCCTTGTTGGACGGCCTGAACATGGAGATCAAACAGGCCCGCGACGTGGAAGGCTATCGATTCGCCCTGGTGTTGATTAATCTGGACCGCTTCAATCGGTTCAACGAAAGTTTGGGTTACGATCTGGGCGACAAATTGATCCTCTCCAGCATTCAGCGCATTCTTGATGAACGCAAGGCGGACGAGGACGTCTTTCACTTGGGCGGGGACGGGTTCGCCGTTTTGAACCGTCGGTTGCAAGAGGTTGCCGATCCGCTGCTCCTGGCTGAGCGGATACTGGACAGCCTGAAGCACCCGCATCAACTTGACAACCATGAAATCCAGACCTCGGCCTCGGCCGGGGTGGTGCTCTCCGATGCCCGGTACAATCAAGGCGAGGATCTGCTACGGGACGCGGACATCGCCTTGCATTTGGCCAAGTCCCGTGGGCGGGGCCGGTTCGAGGTCTTCAGCCATGTGATGCACGAAAAAGCCAGGCAGACCATGCAGACCTTCATGGATCTGCGTTTGGCCCTGCAACGGGACGAATTCGTCCTGTTCTATCAGCCCATCATTTGTCTGACCACACGACGGATTGTTGGGGTGGAGGCGCTGATTCGTTGGATTCACCCCGTCCGGGGCATGATCAGTCCCGCGGAATTCATTCCCTTGGCCGAGGAGACCGGATTGATCCTGCCCATGGGGCGCTGGGTCCTGGGAAAAGCTTGCCTGGATATGCGCGATTTCACCGGGAGCAAAGATTCGCCGAACTCTCCGAAGCCGTTCATGGTCAGCGTGAACTTATCCGGAAAGCAGTTCGCCCAGTCAGATCTCTACGAGCAGGTGGAGGCCGTACTCAAGGAGACCGACTTTCCTCCGGAGTGCCTCAAGCTGGAAATCACGGAAAGCGTGGTCATGGAAAACGCCGAGGCGGCCACGCGGATTCTGGCGCGCCTCAAGCGCCTGAACATCAAGATTGCCATCGACGACTTCGGCACCGGCTACTCGTCTCTCTCCTATCTGCACCGCTTTTCCGCGGACATTCTGAAGGTGGACCGCTCCTTTGTCAGCCGGATGCATCTGGGCGGCGAAAACCTGGAAATCATTCGGACCATCGTCACTCTGGCCCAGGCGTTGAAGATGGAAGTGGTCGCGGAAGGCGTGGAAACAGAAGATGAGATGAAAAAATTGGCCGCGTTGCGCTGCGACTACGCCCAGGGGTTTTATTTCGCCAAACCCATGCCGCTGGAGCAATTGCGCGAAGGGACGTTGGACGGCCTCTCTCAGGGGGATCAATCAGCGGCCAAGGACAGGCGGGACGGTCCGCTCGATCGGCGTGAAACCCCAGGACGCCGTGATACGGACGGGTGA
- the lepA gene encoding translation elongation factor 4: MIDQKNIRNFSIIAHIDHGKSTLADRILQISGLVDARQMKEQYLDRLDLERERGITIKAQSVRIPYKAKDGREYILNLIDTPGHVDFSYEVSRSLVACEGALLVVDASQGVEAQSLANAYLALENNLEIIPVLNKIDLPSAEPERIKTEIEEVIGLDCRDALMISAKTGQGVPEVLERIITDLPPPKGEENASLKALIFDSWYDTYLGVVILFRVMDGRIRNGQFILLHSNKARFEVTKLGVFSPEPLAVDELGPGEVGFLCAGIKNLTDARVGDTITDPDNPTLTPLPGFKKITAMVFCGMYPVEPNEYGSLKYSLEKLQLNDAAFSFEPETSHALGFGFRCGFLGLLHMEIIQERLEREFQARLLVTAPSVIYEVKTLEGETLSVDNPSKLPPLNKIEFIAEPYVHMEVHVPNEYLGAVLALCEECRGKQKDLRFLSSTRVIVTYELPFAEIVYDFFDRLKSVTRGYASLDYEFIDFRPSELVKLDILINNEGVDALSIIVHKDKAYAQGRELASRLRQVIPRQLFEVVIQAAIGQRVIAKERIAPMRKNVTAKCYGGDITRKRKLLEKQKEGKRRMKRMGNIDIPQEAFLAVLRKE, encoded by the coding sequence ATGATTGACCAGAAAAACATTCGCAACTTCAGCATCATCGCGCACATTGACCACGGAAAATCCACCCTGGCCGACCGCATTCTGCAGATCTCCGGCCTCGTGGACGCCCGCCAGATGAAAGAGCAGTACCTGGACCGGCTGGACCTGGAGCGGGAGCGGGGCATCACCATCAAGGCCCAGAGCGTGCGCATCCCCTATAAGGCCAAGGACGGACGCGAGTACATCCTGAACCTGATCGACACCCCCGGACACGTGGACTTCAGCTACGAAGTCTCCCGCAGCCTGGTGGCCTGCGAAGGCGCCCTGCTGGTGGTGGACGCCTCCCAGGGGGTCGAGGCCCAGAGCTTGGCCAACGCCTACTTGGCCCTGGAAAACAACCTGGAGATCATTCCGGTCCTGAACAAGATCGACCTGCCCAGCGCGGAACCGGAGCGGATAAAGACCGAGATCGAGGAAGTGATCGGCCTGGACTGCCGGGACGCGCTGATGATCAGCGCCAAGACCGGGCAGGGTGTTCCGGAAGTTCTGGAACGGATCATCACCGACCTGCCGCCGCCCAAGGGTGAAGAGAACGCCTCGCTCAAGGCCTTGATCTTCGACTCCTGGTACGACACCTACCTCGGGGTGGTGATTCTGTTTCGGGTCATGGACGGTCGGATTCGCAACGGTCAGTTCATCCTGCTGCATTCCAACAAGGCCAGGTTCGAGGTCACCAAGCTGGGAGTTTTTTCCCCCGAGCCCCTGGCCGTGGACGAACTCGGACCGGGCGAGGTCGGCTTCCTCTGCGCCGGGATCAAGAACCTGACCGACGCCCGGGTCGGTGACACCATCACGGACCCGGACAATCCGACCCTCACGCCCCTGCCCGGGTTCAAGAAAATCACGGCCATGGTCTTTTGCGGGATGTATCCGGTGGAGCCCAATGAATACGGCTCGCTCAAATATTCCCTGGAAAAGTTGCAGCTCAACGACGCGGCCTTCTCCTTTGAGCCGGAAACCTCTCATGCCCTGGGATTCGGCTTCCGCTGCGGCTTTCTTGGGCTGTTGCACATGGAGATCATCCAGGAACGATTGGAGCGGGAGTTCCAGGCCCGGCTGCTGGTCACCGCGCCCTCGGTGATCTACGAGGTCAAGACCTTGGAGGGCGAGACCCTCTCCGTGGACAATCCCAGCAAGCTGCCCCCGCTGAACAAGATCGAATTCATCGCCGAGCCCTACGTGCACATGGAGGTCCACGTTCCCAATGAGTATCTGGGCGCGGTGCTGGCCCTGTGCGAGGAGTGCCGGGGCAAGCAGAAGGATCTCCGCTTTCTGTCCTCCACCAGGGTCATCGTGACCTACGAACTGCCTTTCGCGGAAATCGTGTACGATTTTTTCGACCGGCTCAAGTCCGTAACCCGCGGCTACGCCTCCCTGGATTACGAGTTCATTGATTTCAGGCCCTCGGAACTGGTCAAGCTGGACATCCTGATCAACAACGAAGGCGTGGACGCCCTGTCCATCATCGTACACAAGGACAAGGCCTACGCTCAGGGACGGGAACTGGCCAGCCGCCTACGCCAGGTCATTCCCCGCCAGTTGTTCGAGGTGGTCATTCAGGCCGCCATCGGGCAGCGGGTCATCGCCAAGGAACGCATCGCGCCGATGCGCAAAAACGTCACGGCCAAGTGCTATGGCGGCGACATCACCCGCAAGCGCAAGCTTCTGGAAAAGCAGAAGGAAGGGAAGCGGCGCATGAAACGGATGGGCAACATCGACATTCCCCAGGAAGCCTTCCTGGCCGTGTTGCGCAAGGAATAG
- the lepB gene encoding signal peptidase I yields the protein MNPRWQTALKEYSEALIIALILALIIRTFIIQAFKIPSGSMLETLQIGDRLFVTKFAYDIKAPFTDWSILSTQDPEHGDVIVFRYPEDPSKDFIKRVTALPGDEVEVRDQTLYINGEVVDEPYLTLHPGPTRVHFGPRTVPEDHYFVLGDNRFNSHDSRFWGFVPRSQIRGKAWRIYWSANPRWFLSDVRWNRVGQRIE from the coding sequence ATGAACCCCCGCTGGCAAACCGCGCTCAAGGAATATTCCGAGGCCCTGATCATCGCACTGATCCTGGCTTTGATCATTCGCACGTTCATCATTCAAGCCTTCAAGATCCCCTCCGGCTCCATGCTGGAGACCCTGCAGATCGGAGACCGCCTGTTCGTGACCAAATTCGCCTACGACATCAAAGCACCCTTCACGGACTGGAGCATCCTCTCGACCCAGGACCCTGAACACGGTGACGTGATCGTCTTCCGCTACCCGGAGGATCCGTCCAAGGACTTTATCAAGCGCGTGACCGCGCTACCCGGGGACGAGGTGGAAGTGCGGGATCAGACCCTGTACATCAACGGCGAAGTGGTGGACGAGCCCTATCTGACCCTGCACCCCGGTCCGACACGGGTCCATTTCGGGCCGCGAACCGTGCCCGAGGATCACTACTTTGTCCTGGGCGACAACCGGTTTAATTCCCATGACTCCCGGTTCTGGGGGTTCGTGCCTAGGTCGCAGATCCGAGGCAAGGCGTGGCGGATATACTGGTCCGCCAATCCGCGCTGGTTTTTGAGCGACGTACGCTGGAACCGGGTTGGCCAGCGGATTGAGTAG
- the lepB gene encoding signal peptidase I, which produces MSKSLATTLGEYAKAILLAVVLALLIRSFVVQAFKIPSGSMLDTLLVGDHLLVTKFAYDVKIPLTGAVIELDEPERGDIVVFLFGQDVPVFTEEPARWLQCSLPGLADEACPQDFIKRVVGLPGDIVEIRRKRVLVNGRELDEPYVQFRDATLRDVQPRDRLGPLKVPEGKYFVLGDNRDESLDSRFWGFVDRERIKGKAWRIYWSWEAGKGPRWERVGRILQ; this is translated from the coding sequence ATGTCCAAATCCCTGGCTACCACCCTGGGGGAATACGCCAAGGCTATTCTCCTGGCCGTGGTCCTGGCCCTGCTGATCCGGTCCTTCGTGGTCCAGGCCTTCAAGATTCCCTCTGGCTCCATGCTGGATACCCTCCTGGTCGGCGACCATCTCCTGGTCACCAAGTTCGCCTACGACGTGAAGATTCCGCTGACCGGGGCCGTCATTGAGTTGGACGAACCGGAGCGCGGGGATATCGTGGTGTTTTTGTTCGGTCAGGACGTTCCCGTCTTTACCGAGGAGCCGGCCCGGTGGTTGCAATGCTCCCTGCCCGGTCTGGCCGACGAGGCCTGCCCCCAGGACTTCATCAAGCGTGTCGTCGGCCTGCCCGGCGACATCGTGGAAATCCGTCGGAAACGAGTTCTGGTCAATGGGCGCGAGCTGGACGAGCCCTACGTCCAGTTCCGGGACGCCACACTCCGCGACGTCCAACCCAGAGATCGTCTCGGCCCGCTCAAGGTTCCCGAGGGTAAATACTTCGTGCTGGGCGACAACCGTGACGAATCGTTGGATTCCCGGTTCTGGGGGTTCGTGGATCGGGAGCGGATCAAGGGCAAGGCTTGGCGGATCTACTGGTCCTGGGAGGCGGGGAAAGGACCCCGCTGGGAGCGGGTGGGCCGCATATTACAATAA
- a CDS encoding YifB family Mg chelatase-like AAA ATPase, with protein sequence MLAKIATTALMGIEAFHVELEVDFARQGMPSFTMVGLAEGAVRESKERVFAALKNTGFKLPPARITVNLAPADMRKEGSAYDLPLAVGLLTGVEVLRQEQVQDFFLAGELSLNGELKPVSGILPLALKARAQGARGLIVPADNAQEAAVVKELSVYGAESLAQAVRFLLGEEAIPEAVCDLDELWKNRTKSILDFSEVKGQEHAKRAIEIAAAGNHNLLFLGPPGSGKTMLAKRLPSILPALEFEEALEVTKIYSVAGMLSKDQPLVVIRPFRSPHHTISDAGLIGGGHYPRPGEVSLAHRGVLFLDELPEFKKHVLEVLRQPLEDGLVTISRAAMSLTYPADLMLVAAMNPCPCGYLTDEQHQCTCSPQQIQRYRSRLSGPLLDRIDLHVEVPAVPYKELRRQRGSRDSAAMLESIEKARALQYQRFRDSPLLTNSDLDGKWLNSFCPLGDAEHHFLGAAVQRLSLSARAYTRVLRIARTIADLEGTETLSSDHLAEAINYRTLDRQAQTWS encoded by the coding sequence ATGCTGGCCAAAATCGCCACCACCGCGCTGATGGGCATTGAGGCCTTTCACGTGGAGTTGGAAGTGGATTTCGCCCGCCAGGGCATGCCTTCGTTCACCATGGTCGGCTTGGCCGAGGGCGCGGTACGGGAGAGCAAGGAGCGGGTTTTCGCGGCATTGAAGAACACCGGCTTCAAGCTGCCCCCGGCCCGGATCACCGTGAACCTGGCCCCGGCGGACATGCGCAAGGAAGGCAGCGCCTACGACCTGCCCCTGGCGGTGGGTCTGCTCACCGGGGTGGAAGTGCTGCGCCAGGAACAGGTTCAGGACTTTTTCCTGGCTGGCGAGCTGTCCCTCAACGGCGAACTCAAGCCCGTGTCCGGCATTCTTCCGCTGGCCTTGAAGGCCCGGGCCCAGGGAGCAAGAGGGCTGATCGTCCCCGCGGACAACGCCCAGGAAGCGGCGGTGGTCAAGGAATTGTCCGTGTACGGGGCGGAGAGTCTGGCCCAGGCCGTGCGCTTCCTGCTGGGCGAGGAAGCCATCCCCGAGGCGGTCTGCGATTTGGACGAACTCTGGAAAAATCGCACCAAGTCGATCCTGGACTTCAGCGAGGTCAAGGGCCAGGAGCACGCCAAGCGGGCCATTGAAATCGCCGCCGCGGGAAATCACAACCTCCTCTTCCTCGGCCCTCCGGGGAGCGGCAAGACCATGCTGGCCAAACGGCTGCCTTCGATATTGCCGGCCCTGGAGTTCGAGGAAGCCCTCGAAGTGACTAAGATCTACAGCGTGGCCGGGATGCTTTCCAAGGACCAGCCGCTGGTGGTGATTCGTCCGTTTCGCTCCCCGCACCACACCATTTCCGACGCCGGGTTGATCGGCGGGGGCCACTACCCCAGGCCGGGTGAGGTCTCTCTGGCCCATCGCGGCGTGCTCTTTCTGGATGAACTGCCGGAATTCAAGAAGCATGTCCTGGAAGTGCTGCGGCAACCTTTGGAAGACGGTTTGGTGACCATTTCCCGCGCCGCCATGTCCCTGACCTATCCAGCGGACCTGATGCTCGTGGCGGCCATGAATCCCTGCCCCTGCGGCTACCTCACCGATGAACAGCACCAGTGCACCTGCTCGCCGCAGCAGATCCAGCGCTACCGCTCCCGCCTCTCCGGGCCGCTTCTGGACCGGATCGATCTGCACGTGGAAGTCCCGGCAGTACCCTACAAAGAACTCCGCAGACAACGTGGCTCCCGCGATTCCGCGGCCATGCTCGAAAGCATCGAAAAGGCCAGGGCCTTGCAGTACCAACGCTTTCGCGACTCTCCCCTGCTGACCAACAGCGACCTGGATGGAAAGTGGCTGAATTCGTTCTGCCCGCTGGGCGACGCGGAGCATCATTTTCTGGGGGCCGCAGTGCAGCGATTGAGCCTCAGCGCCAGGGCCTACACCCGCGTCCTGCGCATCGCCCGGACCATCGCGGACCTCGAAGGGACGGAGACGCTGTCGTCCGACCACTTGGCCGAGGCCATCAATTACCGCACCCTGGACCGACAAGCCCAGACGTGGTCCTGA
- a CDS encoding PilZ domain-containing protein has protein sequence MTSALSITNLSTIQSLLGDAQDLRAKLIISPDREHGGRLDVTGVLREIGVNDLIIEISGQSANPAWVGHKVICYFKARDHVRKTDIFYNFTSPVLDVAGSSSNSILVLEKPSVLDIGQRRSNIRLDPATGDILNFSLWEEGKMVFRCPKADRAKLRPPIVGGQHFEQGLVIVQDVSAGGLRIRLTAKLLKDISNETLSENRGAAAEGKSESPAAWAKGDRLVIWLVLSEQADSGHQVVWLKGRITYGRKDYLNKDMEIGVEFTHHGKNDPSGKIVWNPVRENDIQELGAWVYQRYLERFRRGIV, from the coding sequence ATGACCTCAGCCCTGAGCATCACCAATTTGAGCACCATCCAAAGCCTTTTGGGGGATGCCCAGGATTTGCGCGCCAAGTTGATCATCTCGCCGGATCGAGAGCACGGCGGCCGACTCGACGTCACCGGCGTCCTACGCGAAATAGGCGTCAATGATCTGATCATCGAGATATCCGGGCAAAGTGCCAACCCAGCCTGGGTCGGACACAAGGTTATCTGTTACTTCAAAGCTCGTGACCATGTCAGGAAGACGGACATCTTTTACAATTTCACTTCTCCGGTTCTGGATGTCGCCGGCTCCAGTTCCAACTCCATTCTGGTCTTGGAGAAACCCTCCGTACTGGACATCGGCCAACGCCGGTCAAATATTCGTCTGGATCCAGCCACGGGCGACATTCTGAACTTTTCGCTTTGGGAAGAAGGAAAGATGGTCTTTCGGTGCCCCAAGGCCGACCGAGCCAAACTGCGTCCGCCCATCGTCGGAGGGCAGCACTTCGAACAAGGCTTGGTAATCGTTCAAGACGTTTCCGCGGGTGGTCTTAGGATACGGCTGACCGCGAAGCTACTCAAAGACATTTCCAACGAAACCCTTTCGGAAAATAGGGGGGCCGCCGCGGAGGGCAAGTCGGAGAGCCCTGCCGCGTGGGCCAAAGGTGATAGACTGGTCATCTGGCTTGTCTTGAGCGAGCAGGCCGATAGCGGCCATCAGGTCGTTTGGCTGAAAGGGAGAATCACTTACGGACGAAAAGATTATTTGAACAAAGACATGGAAATCGGGGTGGAATTCACCCACCACGGGAAAAATGACCCGAGCGGCAAGATCGTCTGGAACCCGGTGCGTGAGAACGATATTCAGGAATTGGGAGCCTGGGTCTATCAGCGATACCTAGAACGATTTCGTCGAGGAATCGTTTAA
- a CDS encoding response regulator yields MRFLIVEDDFTSRLMLQRIVKPYAQCDLAVNGEEAVQAFKMAYEEGQPYDLVLMDIMMPIKDGQQALMEIREYERSQNISPKDETRVIMLTALGDPKNVVDAYYKGGASSYLVKPIDKSLLLEVIRNTGLRI; encoded by the coding sequence ATGCGCTTTCTGATCGTGGAGGACGACTTTACCAGCAGATTGATGCTTCAGCGGATCGTCAAGCCCTACGCGCAGTGCGATTTGGCGGTCAATGGTGAAGAAGCGGTTCAAGCTTTCAAAATGGCCTACGAGGAAGGACAGCCTTACGATCTGGTCTTGATGGACATCATGATGCCCATCAAGGACGGCCAACAAGCCTTGATGGAAATCAGAGAATACGAACGCTCCCAAAACATCAGCCCCAAGGACGAAACCCGGGTGATCATGCTCACGGCCCTGGGTGATCCGAAAAATGTCGTGGATGCCTACTACAAGGGCGGCGCCAGCTCGTATCTGGTCAAACCCATCGACAAAAGCCTGCTTTTGGAAGTCATTCGCAACACCGGCCTGCGAATCTGA
- a CDS encoding molecular chaperone TorD family protein, producing MSEDARRTLLWGLEAVAWVFRGADGGQWSQVRTDCLPKLAGILLFLESRGLIDGVLLDRADHVLALADKQAPDMTPENLEAEYVRLFVNHRGGAGVPLSQSCYTGEGLMMGEPAVAMQSRLDRAGLKVDASLGMPPDHIAIELAYLMALIPEHHPPRALSPTSSPDSSTDDLCATSSAPMESLGGSPGESPSEFARQMLSSWVGELQRRMIEAQASPLFHLAATILVVLTECTKDEKFPFSVSIT from the coding sequence ATGAGTGAGGATGCACGCCGCACATTGCTGTGGGGACTGGAGGCCGTGGCCTGGGTCTTCCGGGGAGCCGACGGGGGTCAGTGGTCCCAGGTCCGAACCGATTGCCTGCCTAAATTGGCCGGAATCCTCCTGTTCCTGGAGTCCCGAGGGCTGATCGACGGCGTCCTGCTCGACCGTGCCGACCACGTGCTCGCCCTGGCCGACAAGCAAGCCCCGGACATGACGCCCGAGAACCTGGAAGCGGAGTACGTCCGGCTGTTCGTGAACCATCGCGGCGGCGCGGGCGTCCCCTTGAGCCAGTCGTGTTACACCGGCGAAGGCCTGATGATGGGCGAACCGGCCGTGGCCATGCAGTCCCGACTGGACCGGGCCGGCCTGAAGGTCGATGCGTCGCTGGGCATGCCTCCGGATCACATTGCCATTGAGTTGGCCTACCTGATGGCCCTTATCCCGGAACATCATCCACCACGGGCTTTGTCGCCGACTTCATCGCCCGACTCATCAACGGACGACTTGTGCGCCACGAGTTCCGCGCCCATGGAGTCACTTGGCGGGTCACCTGGCGAATCACCCTCCGAATTCGCCCGCCAAATGCTTTCGTCTTGGGTCGGCGAACTGCAAAGGCGGATGATCGAGGCCCAGGCCTCCCCTTTGTTTCACCTCGCGGCGACGATTCTTGTCGTTTTGACCGAATGCACCAAAGATGAAAAATTTCCCTTCTCCGTCTCCATCACTTGA